A genomic region of Trichothermofontia sichuanensis B231 contains the following coding sequences:
- a CDS encoding superoxide dismutase has product MAYELPPLPYDYQALEPYISSKTLEFHHDKHHAAYVNNYNAAVKDTELDSLPLETVMTQVFGDPAKVGVFNNAAQAWNHTFYWYCMKPGGGGQPTGELAAKIDADLGGYEKFKEAFLNAGATQFGSGWAWLVLDNGTLKVTKTPNAENPQVHGQVPLLTMDIWEHAYYLDYQNKRPDYAKTFVENLINWDFVAEQYAKAK; this is encoded by the coding sequence ATGGCTTACGAATTACCTCCCCTGCCGTATGACTACCAGGCACTGGAGCCTTACATTTCTTCAAAAACGCTAGAATTCCACCACGACAAGCACCACGCAGCTTACGTTAATAACTACAACGCTGCTGTCAAAGATACAGAATTGGACAGCCTGCCGCTAGAGACGGTGATGACACAAGTCTTTGGTGATCCCGCCAAGGTGGGTGTGTTTAACAATGCAGCCCAGGCCTGGAACCACACTTTCTACTGGTATTGCATGAAGCCGGGTGGCGGTGGTCAGCCAACGGGGGAACTGGCTGCTAAAATTGACGCCGATTTGGGGGGCTACGAGAAGTTCAAGGAGGCGTTCCTCAATGCCGGTGCGACCCAATTTGGCAGCGGCTGGGCTTGGTTGGTGCTGGATAATGGCACGCTGAAGGTGACCAAAACCCCCAACGCCGAAAACCCGCAAGTTCATGGTCAAGTTCCCTTGCTGACGATGGATATATGGGAACACGCTTACTATCTGGATTATCAGAACAAGCGCCCAGATTATGCCAAGACTTTTGTAGAAAACTTGATTAACTGGGATTTTGTCGCTGAGCAATACGCTAAGGCAAAGTAG
- a CDS encoding AAA family ATPase yields MGRPKERSLAMIPLQLTLQNFLSYREATLDFRGLQTACICGPNGAGKSSLLEAIGWCLWGNSRAVSEEDVIHLGTDEAQVDFIFQCRQQIYRVIRTRRRRQGTALEFQVATESDLEGLSEILHDRHQPDFLTHLRFRPLTEKSVRATQQVILQHLKLDYETFINSAYLRQGRADEFMLKRPSERKQILADLLKLDQYDILAEQAKEKARQFKAEVEVLSQTLVRTTAQLESLTTIAAAQADLEAQIAYLQEVQERDRVKLQTLQAEQHQRQTWQQQRLWQQQQQRMFQQDCQRLRQEHAALVQELANLESLLHREAEIEAGYAHWRSLQQQEEIQSGKLQTQQILQEKRQQLQQQFDQQIHALKLQLQQADAQQQGLVQQEQDLQQVLSKSTDIEAGLNQLNQARARLRELDQLQLQVTPLIQRQQALQNEIEQERARLVARLEELQRSQQAIQAQQQQEPQLQQALLEVSDRIEYLERRQIYLQRVREKGLERRSFVDRLQAHQRDYERQLAEIEQKLHLLSQGIVRADVDADTGVGGFTEVDGGHPNRSGQLAPTHTYPPCPLCHQPLDEPHWQQVMTTYRQQQQELQEQIWVIREQLVVSEREIQVLRQEYREVDRELSQYGNTLERKGQLSEQLTATADLQTRSQQLAAEITQLTQMLEHRHYALDRQAELAALEQTLQAMNYDDRNHALARGEVERWRWAEIKQAELQQAQRRHSQIAARKPVLEAQIANLNRQIQDLYASSLQASILDLNRQILELQYDRTEHNQIRAQLRQAQAWQLHYRELQQAKQQYPHQQRRLSELAEQLARKTLAVAECNQQLAALTAYLEETPDPTAQIQELEYQSQQRRSQLDHCIVQLGRLQQQQQQLTILQEQQVNLEQKIQTARQQQRIYEELAQAFGKNGIQALMIENLLPQLEAEANHILARLSANQLHVQFITQRAKKRNGSGNSVSKLIDTLDILIADTKGTRPYETYSGGEAFRINFAIRLALARLLAQRSGMNLQMLIVDEGFGTQDDEGCDRLIAAINAIAADFACILTITHMPRFKEAFQSRIEVQKTAEGSKLCLL; encoded by the coding sequence ATGGGTAGGCCAAAGGAGCGATCGCTGGCCATGATTCCGTTGCAATTGACGCTACAAAATTTCCTCAGTTATCGTGAGGCAACCCTAGATTTTCGAGGGTTACAAACGGCCTGTATTTGTGGCCCAAATGGGGCGGGAAAATCTTCGTTATTGGAGGCAATCGGCTGGTGTTTATGGGGCAATAGTCGGGCGGTGTCGGAGGAGGATGTGATTCACCTGGGTACGGATGAAGCTCAGGTGGATTTTATTTTCCAGTGCCGGCAACAGATATATCGAGTCATTCGCACGCGTCGCCGTCGGCAGGGGACGGCCTTGGAATTTCAGGTTGCCACTGAGAGTGATCTAGAGGGATTATCGGAAATTTTGCACGATCGCCATCAGCCGGATTTCTTGACGCATCTGCGCTTTCGGCCCCTGACGGAAAAATCGGTGCGGGCTACCCAACAGGTAATTTTGCAGCATTTGAAACTGGACTATGAAACCTTTATCAATTCTGCCTATTTACGTCAGGGGCGGGCTGACGAGTTTATGCTCAAACGTCCCAGTGAACGCAAACAAATTCTGGCTGATTTGCTCAAACTTGATCAGTACGATATCCTGGCGGAGCAGGCCAAGGAAAAAGCTCGCCAATTTAAAGCTGAGGTGGAGGTTTTGAGCCAAACCTTGGTGCGAACGACTGCTCAGTTGGAATCCCTAACGACGATCGCGGCAGCCCAGGCTGACTTAGAGGCTCAGATCGCCTATCTCCAAGAGGTCCAAGAGCGCGATCGCGTCAAACTCCAAACACTCCAGGCTGAACAACACCAACGTCAAACCTGGCAACAACAGCGATTGTGGCAACAGCAACAGCAGCGCATGTTCCAGCAGGATTGCCAACGCCTGCGCCAGGAACATGCTGCCCTTGTCCAGGAACTGGCCAACTTGGAAAGTTTACTCCATCGGGAAGCCGAAATTGAGGCAGGATACGCCCACTGGCGATCGCTACAACAGCAGGAGGAAATCCAATCTGGCAAACTCCAAACCCAACAGATCCTTCAGGAAAAACGTCAACAGTTGCAACAACAATTCGATCAGCAAATTCATGCGTTGAAATTGCAACTGCAACAGGCCGATGCCCAACAACAGGGGTTAGTCCAACAGGAACAGGATCTGCAGCAGGTTCTTAGTAAATCGACTGATATTGAAGCGGGTCTGAATCAACTCAATCAAGCCCGTGCCCGACTTCGTGAGTTAGATCAACTCCAACTCCAGGTTACACCCCTAATCCAGCGGCAGCAGGCCCTCCAGAATGAGATTGAACAGGAACGTGCTCGCTTAGTGGCCCGTCTCGAAGAACTCCAGCGATCGCAGCAAGCCATTCAAGCCCAACAACAACAGGAACCCCAACTTCAGCAAGCGCTTTTAGAAGTGAGTGATCGCATTGAATATCTAGAGCGTCGTCAAATTTACCTGCAACGGGTACGGGAAAAAGGTTTGGAACGCCGTAGCTTTGTCGATCGTCTCCAGGCTCACCAGCGCGACTATGAACGTCAACTGGCTGAAATTGAACAAAAACTCCACCTTCTCAGCCAGGGAATTGTCCGGGCCGACGTCGATGCCGACACTGGAGTGGGCGGGTTTACGGAGGTTGACGGTGGGCATCCGAACCGATCAGGACAACTCGCCCCGACGCATACTTATCCCCCCTGTCCTCTTTGTCATCAACCGCTGGATGAACCCCACTGGCAGCAGGTGATGACAACCTATCGGCAACAGCAACAGGAACTCCAGGAACAAATCTGGGTGATTCGGGAACAACTAGTGGTTTCAGAGCGGGAAATTCAGGTCCTACGGCAGGAATACCGCGAGGTCGATCGCGAATTGAGCCAGTATGGCAATACCCTCGAACGGAAGGGACAATTGAGTGAACAATTAACGGCGACGGCGGATTTACAAACCCGATCGCAGCAACTAGCGGCAGAAATTACCCAACTGACCCAAATGCTCGAACACCGCCACTATGCCCTCGATCGACAGGCGGAATTGGCCGCGCTGGAGCAAACCTTGCAGGCAATGAATTATGACGATCGCAACCATGCCCTCGCACGCGGGGAAGTGGAACGGTGGCGCTGGGCGGAAATTAAGCAGGCAGAACTCCAGCAAGCCCAACGACGGCACAGCCAAATTGCAGCCCGTAAACCTGTTTTAGAGGCCCAGATCGCTAACCTGAATCGCCAGATTCAAGATTTATATGCGTCATCACTACAGGCCAGTATTTTGGATCTGAATCGCCAGATTTTGGAACTTCAGTACGATCGCACAGAACATAATCAAATCCGTGCCCAATTGCGACAGGCCCAGGCTTGGCAACTCCACTATCGCGAACTGCAACAGGCCAAGCAGCAATATCCCCACCAGCAACGACGCCTATCAGAATTGGCCGAACAATTAGCCCGCAAGACCCTGGCGGTAGCTGAGTGCAACCAGCAGCTAGCGGCACTGACCGCTTATCTGGAAGAAACGCCTGATCCAACGGCCCAAATTCAAGAATTAGAATACCAAAGCCAACAGCGACGCAGCCAATTAGATCACTGCATTGTGCAATTGGGGCGGTTACAACAACAGCAACAACAACTCACGATCCTTCAGGAACAGCAGGTAAATCTAGAACAAAAAATCCAAACCGCACGGCAGCAACAGCGCATTTATGAGGAACTGGCCCAAGCCTTTGGCAAAAATGGTATCCAAGCCCTGATGATTGAAAATCTCCTGCCCCAACTGGAGGCGGAAGCTAATCATATTCTGGCGCGGTTGAGTGCTAACCAATTGCACGTTCAGTTCATTACCCAGCGGGCCAAAAAACGAAATGGTAGTGGGAATTCTGTCTCCAAGTTAATTGACACTCTCGATATTCTTATTGCTGATACCAAGGGAACGCGTCCCTATGAAACCTATTCCGGTGGGGAGGCGTTTCGGATTAATTTTGCCATTCGGTTAGCCCTGGCTCGGCTGCTGGCCCAGCGATCGGGGATGAATTTACAAATGTTGATTGTTGATGAGGGCTTTGGCACCCAGGATGACGAAGGTTGCGATCGCTTGATTGCAGCGATTAATGCGATCGCAGCAGATTTCGCCTGTATCCTCACCATTACCCACATGCCCCGCTTTAAGGAAGCATTTCAATCACGCATTGAAGTGCAAAAAACGGCAGAAGGATCGAAGTTATGTTTGCTATAA
- a CDS encoding DUF427 domain-containing protein, producing the protein MSPTPIPPGPGQESVWDYPRPARWEETSQVIRVVFNGVTIAQTRQGKRVLETSHPPTYYIPATDIQLDCLRETSRVSVCEWKGRCRYYDVVVQGKRANFAAWRYFDPTPAFRAIQDAYGFYASRMDACYLDDELVTPQPGNFYGGWITHKIVGPFKGGPGTLGW; encoded by the coding sequence ATGTCTCCGACTCCTATTCCTCCGGGTCCTGGTCAAGAATCGGTTTGGGATTATCCCCGTCCTGCTCGTTGGGAGGAGACTAGCCAGGTGATTCGGGTGGTTTTCAATGGGGTCACGATCGCGCAGACTCGCCAGGGGAAACGGGTTCTGGAAACCAGCCATCCGCCCACGTATTATATCCCTGCCACAGATATTCAGCTTGATTGTCTGCGGGAAACTTCCCGTGTGAGTGTGTGTGAGTGGAAAGGTCGGTGTCGCTACTATGACGTGGTTGTCCAGGGGAAACGGGCCAATTTCGCAGCCTGGCGCTATTTTGATCCCACCCCTGCTTTTCGGGCGATTCAAGATGCCTATGGCTTTTATGCCAGTCGGATGGATGCCTGTTATCTGGATGATGAGTTAGTCACCCCCCAACCCGGTAACTTTTATGGGGGCTGGATTACCCACAAGATTGTGGGTCCCTTTAAGGGCGGCCCCGGAACCCTGGGGTGGTAG
- a CDS encoding glycoside hydrolase family 19 protein, which produces MDVKDIRAYRQMGINRLEQLLLAQPERIHQADFFVDTAIRQFSNPKLPDRPVGASPYVGLYGSGAAMREHRRVAIDRLRELILPLEKFETVDREIDYFIRFISDLPPRPDNVDPYVRLFVLPPSTPEPGNLFPPVGGSTTAKEYVSANQLIQIAGSTELKSRIESLTPGVNETFERYQINTRLRMAHFLAQVMHESGGFRWLREIWGPTDAQRGYEGRRDLGNTQPGDGKRFMGRGLIQLTGRANYAAFSKDLGVDFVANPTLVEQPPYAVIVAGWYWDRRKLNTWADLDDLEGVTFRVNGGYNGLEDRRRYLNRAKAVLK; this is translated from the coding sequence ATGGATGTGAAGGATATCAGAGCCTATCGCCAGATGGGTATCAATCGCCTCGAACAGTTATTACTGGCGCAACCAGAACGGATTCATCAGGCTGATTTCTTTGTCGATACCGCGATTCGCCAATTCTCCAACCCTAAACTGCCCGATCGCCCGGTCGGTGCCAGTCCCTATGTGGGCCTCTATGGATCGGGGGCAGCGATGCGGGAGCACCGCCGTGTTGCCATCGATCGCCTGCGAGAGTTGATCCTGCCCCTAGAAAAATTTGAGACGGTCGATCGGGAAATCGACTATTTCATTCGCTTTATTTCGGATCTTCCACCCCGGCCTGATAATGTCGATCCCTACGTGCGTCTCTTTGTGCTGCCCCCCTCTACCCCTGAGCCGGGTAACCTGTTTCCGCCCGTGGGCGGCAGTACTACTGCCAAGGAATATGTCAGTGCAAACCAGTTGATCCAAATTGCTGGATCTACGGAACTGAAGTCCCGTATTGAGTCCCTTACCCCAGGGGTTAATGAAACCTTTGAACGCTATCAAATCAACACCCGGTTGCGCATGGCCCATTTCCTCGCCCAGGTTATGCACGAAAGTGGTGGCTTTCGCTGGCTACGGGAGATCTGGGGGCCAACAGACGCCCAACGCGGATATGAGGGACGGCGCGATTTGGGCAATACCCAACCAGGTGATGGCAAACGGTTTATGGGACGAGGACTCATCCAACTGACGGGACGAGCTAATTACGCGGCTTTTTCTAAAGATCTCGGCGTTGATTTTGTGGCTAATCCGACGCTGGTAGAACAACCGCCCTATGCAGTCATTGTGGCAGGATGGTATTGGGACCGACGCAAGTTGAATACCTGGGCCGATCTCGATGATTTAGAAGGCGTAACCTTCCGAGTCAATGGGGGCTACAACGGCCTGGAAGATCGGCGGCGCTACCTCAACCGAGCCAAGGCGGTCTTAAAATAA
- a CDS encoding molybdopterin molybdotransferase MoeA — MLPVDCAYTTILDLTQPLDPQYDRETVPLLAAAGRILAAPVISPLDFPHWDNSAMDGYAVRYADVQTATPDRPVQLTVVMEIPAGSHPQTPLQAGQAARIFTGAMLPPGADTIVIQEHTQRQGDTVTIQQAPYPQAFVRHQGSFHRAGAPLLPAGMQLQAAAIAVLAAAQCPQVTVYRRPRVAILSTGDELVAPDRPLQPGQLVDSNQYALATLVQQTGANPLPLGSVPDRPDTLRAAIAQAISQADVVLSSGGVSVGDYDYVAQILTELGGTIAINAVAIKPGKPLTVATFPTPASARSTLYFGLPGNPVSALVTYWRFVQPALKKLAGLANTWEPTWVWATAHQDLPSDQRRESYLWGGLTPDTQGYRFALVAGGHNSGNLISLAQANALAIVPVGTPIAAGEPVRVMLINA, encoded by the coding sequence ATGCTCCCCGTTGATTGCGCCTACACCACTATCCTTGACCTCACACAACCCCTAGACCCTCAGTACGATCGTGAAACCGTACCGCTCCTGGCGGCAGCCGGGCGGATTCTTGCCGCCCCCGTGATCAGCCCCCTGGATTTTCCCCACTGGGATAACTCGGCAATGGATGGGTATGCCGTGCGGTATGCCGATGTGCAAACGGCTACCCCCGATCGCCCTGTGCAACTGACGGTTGTGATGGAAATCCCGGCAGGCTCCCACCCCCAAACTCCCCTGCAGGCCGGACAAGCAGCTCGCATTTTTACCGGTGCTATGCTCCCGCCTGGTGCCGATACGATCGTCATCCAGGAACACACCCAACGCCAAGGGGATACCGTCACCATCCAGCAAGCTCCCTACCCCCAAGCCTTTGTGCGCCACCAGGGCAGTTTTCATCGGGCCGGAGCACCATTATTGCCCGCCGGTATGCAGCTCCAAGCCGCGGCGATCGCCGTCTTAGCCGCCGCCCAATGCCCCCAAGTCACGGTCTACCGGCGACCACGGGTGGCAATTCTCTCAACGGGGGATGAGCTGGTAGCCCCCGATCGTCCCCTCCAACCCGGTCAACTGGTAGATTCTAATCAATATGCCCTAGCGACCCTAGTGCAACAGACGGGGGCCAATCCCCTTCCCCTGGGCAGCGTGCCCGATCGCCCCGACACCCTTCGAGCCGCGATCGCTCAGGCAATCTCCCAGGCCGATGTCGTGCTGTCCTCTGGTGGCGTTTCCGTCGGGGATTATGATTACGTGGCCCAGATTTTGACTGAGTTAGGGGGCACGATCGCCATTAACGCCGTTGCCATCAAACCAGGAAAACCCCTGACCGTCGCCACCTTCCCCACCCCAGCTTCAGCGCGATCTACCCTCTATTTTGGTTTACCCGGCAATCCTGTATCGGCACTGGTGACCTACTGGCGCTTTGTACAACCGGCCCTCAAGAAATTAGCGGGATTAGCCAACACCTGGGAACCCACTTGGGTTTGGGCAACCGCACATCAGGACTTACCCAGTGATCAGCGACGGGAAAGTTATCTGTGGGGAGGCTTAACACCCGATACGCAGGGGTATCGTTTTGCCTTAGTGGCTGGAGGCCACAACTCTGGCAACTTGATTAGTCTAGCCCAAGCCAATGCTCTGGCCATCGTCCCCGTAGGAACCCCGATCGCAGCCGGTGAACCCGTCCGGGTCATGCTGATTAATGCCTGA
- a CDS encoding lipid-A-disaccharide synthase-related protein — MQLLCISNGHGEDVIAVRILQALQNQPQAPEIVSLPLVGEGNAYAQAGIPRIAPTKTMPSGGFIYMDGRQLVRDLQGGLIQLTWCQLRAVRRWAKRGGFILAVGDIVPLLFAWWSGAPYAFVGTAKSEYYLRDEAGWLPRRTWFERLESWSGSVYLPWERWLMRHRRCRAVFPRDALTTTILQQWGIPALDLGNPMMDGLEPTGSLAIAPILAQSATTAASLAGATESSQSPLTLLLLPGSRPPEAYRNWQVLLPVIMALCTAFSQRRSLRFLAAIALTLDLEPFRQALQDQGWQAQSMSNPVASRFTWVGSRYPASLDLVQSAFNDCLHLADFAIAMAGTATEQFVGLGKPAITIAGAGPQFTPAFAEAQSRHLGPSVRLIERPEQAVAIVQNLLADPDQLHLIADNGRRRLGPPGAAQRIAATLLECEPALSTATRGKSSDVLD, encoded by the coding sequence ATGCAACTACTTTGTATTAGTAATGGTCATGGCGAAGATGTGATTGCAGTCCGCATCTTACAAGCACTCCAAAACCAGCCCCAGGCTCCTGAAATCGTCTCCCTTCCCCTAGTAGGCGAGGGGAATGCCTACGCCCAGGCAGGGATTCCCCGCATTGCGCCGACGAAGACGATGCCATCCGGGGGCTTTATTTATATGGATGGTCGGCAACTGGTCCGGGATCTTCAGGGAGGGCTAATCCAACTGACTTGGTGTCAGCTTCGGGCCGTGCGCCGCTGGGCGAAGCGGGGAGGCTTCATTCTGGCGGTGGGGGATATTGTGCCGCTGCTGTTTGCCTGGTGGAGTGGGGCACCCTATGCGTTTGTGGGAACGGCGAAATCGGAGTATTATCTACGGGACGAAGCGGGGTGGTTACCCCGCCGGACTTGGTTTGAACGGTTAGAAAGTTGGTCAGGGTCGGTTTACCTACCTTGGGAGCGTTGGCTGATGCGGCATCGCCGTTGTCGTGCAGTCTTCCCACGGGATGCGCTCACGACCACCATTTTGCAACAGTGGGGTATTCCTGCTCTGGATTTGGGCAACCCGATGATGGATGGCCTAGAACCAACGGGAAGCCTTGCGATCGCCCCGATTCTGGCCCAATCCGCGACCACGGCTGCGTCACTCGCCGGTGCGACTGAGTCAAGTCAATCGCCCCTCACCCTGCTCTTACTCCCTGGTTCACGGCCCCCCGAAGCCTACCGCAATTGGCAGGTATTGCTACCGGTCATTATGGCCCTTTGTACAGCGTTCTCCCAACGGCGATCGCTCCGTTTTCTGGCCGCGATCGCTCTGACCCTAGATCTCGAGCCCTTTCGGCAAGCGCTCCAGGATCAAGGCTGGCAAGCACAATCGATGTCCAACCCAGTCGCGTCTCGCTTTACCTGGGTCGGTAGTCGGTATCCCGCTAGCCTCGACTTAGTCCAATCGGCCTTTAATGATTGTCTGCACCTCGCTGACTTTGCGATCGCGATGGCCGGCACTGCGACTGAGCAGTTTGTGGGGTTAGGCAAACCGGCGATTACGATCGCGGGGGCAGGTCCCCAGTTTACACCAGCCTTTGCCGAGGCCCAAAGCCGCCATCTCGGTCCCTCAGTGCGCTTAATTGAGCGCCCAGAGCAGGCCGTCGCGATCGTGCAGAACCTGCTTGCCGATCCGGATCAGTTGCACCTGATCGCGGACAACGGTCGCCGCCGTCTGGGTCCGCCTGGTGCAGCCCAACGGATAGCAGCCACTTTATTAGAATGCGAACCTGCCTTATCAACTGCCACTAGGGGTAAGAGTTCAGATGTACTTGACTGA